In Aspergillus luchuensis IFO 4308 DNA, chromosome 1, nearly complete sequence, the following are encoded in one genomic region:
- the MPS1 gene encoding serine/threonine/tyrosine protein kinase MPS1 (BUSCO:EOG092610LQ;~COG:D;~EggNog:ENOG410PHX5;~InterPro:IPR017441,IPR008271,IPR027084,IPR000719, IPR011009;~PFAM:PF07714,PF00069;~go_function: GO:0004672 - protein kinase activity [Evidence IEA];~go_function: GO:0004712 - protein serine/threonine/tyrosine kinase activity [Evidence IEA];~go_function: GO:0005524 - ATP binding [Evidence IEA];~go_process: GO:0006468 - protein phosphorylation [Evidence IEA];~go_process: GO:0007093 - mitotic cell cycle checkpoint [Evidence IEA];~go_process: GO:0051304 - chromosome separation [Evidence IEA]), with amino-acid sequence MSRAALSRSGSRRTSPEFQNSSAFRTNSSVARQYSPGDSSDDEVPEPKFSASVKALLDEDGLDVSPRLRGERMGSSAGSSQERRSRATPPQDHSTGSPAPRVVRLAPSLGGSGGRSRREGSLLSNSESADQDARTNSNDFITPAPRPRSVRINASRSHTRSPASVSPSQRRSAERSYVDDHGSAERSEDERKYRYEDDYAPRTGPSSVLRTRNPEDIGMASSLRVKRVGRLTGTFLNGPARRGVLRRQSEENNEDRELDANIDNADYHYKNTAKSSSPKVSWADPSPPLRTDEHRSYDRADGPFSRSSSPKSYGSHSKSTPGSSSEMSSKPSSSQEQPVFKVPLPPTLPSSRDQENEPPPTFKRTKPQGFNLLDKPEKLAVVYGDEKKEHGETPAGNGNSPRKILATRSNNTPHRPAPPPPKMSVLETATATGGAATASQSRKKRSQVSVNHKPFTRLDCIGRGGSSRVYRVMAENYKIFALKRVNLEDVDPTTLAGYKGEIDLLKKLENLDRVVRLFDWELNSDKHTLSVLMEIGESDLEKILTYRLNAEDARFDINFTRYYWKEMLECVQAVHDHNIVHSDLKPANFLLVQGRLKLIDFGIANAIQDNTVNVHREQQVGTPNYMSPEALVDSNASLGLPASVGKMMKLGKPSDVWSLGCILYKMVYGQPPFAKIAKYYERILAIPNPHVKIDFPAFGVGGVPVPPGLVRTLKRCLQRDQTLRPTVEELLGQRDPFLYPDAQLEGAVPVTQDMLNRILVNVVNHCRVRGIPKDEELAAWPAGFFAKIKAALEEGS; translated from the coding sequence ATGTCCCGCGCCGCGCTCTCCCGCTCCGGGTCCAGGCGGACCTCCCCAGAGTTCCAGAACTCATCCGCCTTTCGAACCAATTCCTCCGTGGCTAGACAATACTCGCCGGGAGACAGTTCTGACGACGAAGTTCCCGAACCGAAATTCAGCGCTTCCGTCAAGGCGCTgcttgacgaagatggaCTCGATGTGTCCCCGCGCCTTCGCGGCGAGCGCATGGGATCCTCTGCTGGTTCCAGCCAGGAAAGACGATCCCGAGCGACGCCGCCTCAAGACCACTCGACGGGAAGTCCTGCGCCTCGCGTGGTTCGCCTTGCACCATCATTAGGCGGCAGTGGCGGCAGATCGAGAAGGGAGGGATCACTCCTCTCCAACAGCGAAAGTGCCGACCAGGATGCAAGAACCAATTCGAATGATTTCATTACGCCCGCTCCTAGGCCCCGCAGCGTGCGAATCAATGCATCGCGTAGCCATACACGCTCACCCGCATCCGTATCTCCCTCTCAGAGACGCTCCGCTGAAAGGAGCTATGTCGACGACCACGGAAGTGCGGAACGTTCAGAAGATGAAAGGAAGTATAGGTATGAGGATGACTACGCTCCTCGTACCGGTCCTTCATCGGTATTACGAACGCGAAACCCGGAGGATATCGGCATGGCGAGCTCATTGCGCGTCAAGCGAGTCGGACGTCTCACTGGAACGTTCCTGAACGGCCCCGCAAGACGCGGTGTATTACGACGGCAGAGTGAAGAGAACAATGAAGACCGAGAACTCGACGCGAATATCGATAACGCCGACTACCACTATAAGAACACAGCGAAATCTTCGTCACCCAAGGTATCATGGGCCGATCCAAGCCCACCACTCAGAACCGATGAGCACCGATCCTATGATCGTGCAGATGGACCCTTTTCTAGATCATCCTCACCGAAATCCTATGGATCGCACTCGAAGTCGACACCCGGGTCTTCTTCGGAGATGTCCTCCAAACCCTCTAGTTCGCAAGAACAGCCTGTATTCAAAGTCCCTCTTCCGCCAACATTGCCTTCTTCTAGAGACCAGGAGAATGAGCCTCCACCGACATTCAAGCGTACTAAGCCTCAGGGTTTCAACTTGCTGGACAAGCCTGAGAAGCTTGCTGTGGTGTATGGtgacgagaagaaagagcaTGGGGAGACACCTGCAGGGAACGGGAACTCCCCTAGAAAGATCCTTGCAACAAGAAGTAATAACACACCTCACAGACcggcccctcctcctcctaaGATGTCCGTTCTTGAGACCGCTACCGCGACAGGAGGAGCTGCCACGGCATCACAATCACGGAAAAAGCGCAGTCAAGTTTCCGTCAACCACAAGCCCTTCACCCGGCTGGACTGCATCGGTCGTGGTGGAAGTTCGAGAGTCTACCGCGTCATGGCTGAGAACTATAAGATCTTTGCTTTGAAAAGGGTGAATTTGGAGGATGTCGATCCGACTACCTTGGCTGGATACAAGGGTGAAATTGACTTGCTTAAGAAGTTGGAGAATCTTGATCGTGTTGTCCGTTTATTCGATTGGGAGTTGAACTCAGACAAGCATACTTTGAGTGTTTTGATGGAAATAGGAGAGTCAGATCTAGAGAAGATCCTTACCTACCGCCTGAACGCGGAGGACGCCAGATTCGACATCAACTTTACCCGATACTACTGGAAGGAGATGCTTGAGTGCGTTCAAGCTGTCCACGATCACAACATTGTCCACTCTGATCTGAAACCGGCGAACTTCCTCCTGGTTCAGGGCCGACTGAAGCTAATCGATTTCGGCATCGCGAACGCCATTCAAGATAACACTGTGAACGTGCATCGTGAACAGCAAGTAGGAACCCCGAACTACATGTCACCGGAAGCCTTGGTCGACTCCAATGCCTCACTTGGCCTACCAGCAAGTgtggggaagatgatgaagctcgGAAAACCGAGTGACGTATGGAGTCTGGGATGCATTCTCTATAAGATGGTGTACGGCCAGCCTCCGTTTGCCAAAATCGCCAAATACTATGAACGCATCCTTGCCATCCCCAATCCCCACGTGAAGATCGACTTCCCAGCATTCGGCGTAGGAGGCGTCCCCGTACCTCCTGGACTAGTCCGAACGTTGAAGCGCTGTCTCCAGCGCGATCAAACCTTGCGTCCAACCGTGGAAGAGCTTCTCGGCCAGCGCGACCCATTCCTCTACCCAGACGCGCAGCTTGAGGGCGCCGTCCCAGTCACACAGGACATGCTGAACCGGATCCTCGTGAACGTGGTCAACCACTGCCGCGTCCGCGGTATCCCCAAGGACGAAGAACTAGCCGCTTGGCCCGCTGGATTCTTCGCCAAGATCAAAGCTGCACTCGAAGAAGGCAGCTAG
- a CDS encoding putative cell wall protein (COG:S;~EggNog:ENOG410Q2KH;~SECRETED:SignalP(1-18)), translating into MRSDKLLVLAGLASYALALPTKDLDPRTFGLVAEILTDLGEDLTGFIEALLGGGVKSSASLLTGISAQAAAVLEGGALGCTAGKIDASARAELAAWIRAHASFDASLKSSLLAWCEGEDSATLSVDVRAGLALFIPTCAEVAAKGDIYVTVDGIFSVSDLEAAVVLSSSFQSTLSTFISGSVGVELDADIKAGLSLCAGGGVVADLASDIEAALKVWLNGSECSLSASLKAAVLAWLEGKAGVSGVVTIGTVPTAGLTTVSVGAAINALVETSGALTASAQAYLSAFLKSSLATDIEADVKVVLEACISGKLATSVSADARAALAVWLSGDSCQLGVELKAVLYFWLSFALSGDVTVDLSTDIITELETFITGTIDTLIGVNISRVLSLLLSGESLASLSLESRAELSAVIGGCAGVDISSSIEIIVIEWLTGCSIPGGPSIGSGSGSGSSSKLIPSASSVPAVASTPAASVPAVPTVSVPTGGSSPSKPAQSGAPGSPSGVSPSGIPSVPSSPAQSGAPGAPSGGVPAPSGGVVPSSPAQSGAPGAPSGGVVPTTSVPEGASAGASTTPCDTITGETVVPVATMTEGGSAPSAPAQSGAPSGTPIVGGGAGGSTGGSTGGSGSGSGSGSGSGSGSGSGSGSGSGSGSGSGSGSGSGSGSGSGSGSGSGSGSGSGSGSGSGSGSWSGSGGAAPSGSVPSVPSGSVPAVPTASVPEGASAGASTTPCDTITGQTVVPVATMTEGGSAPNAPAQSGGVVPSAPAQSGAPGAPSGAPAPSGGVVPSVPAQSGGAPAPSGGVVPSGGASVPAVPTASVPEGASAGASTTPCDTLTGQTVVPVATMTEGGSAPSAPAQSGSGNAPSGGSPAPSGGVVPSGAASVPAVPTASVPEGASAGASTTPCDTITGQTVVPVATETVTPVPVATSATEGGSSPQITTAPVAGSGSGSGSGSETQVVTVTVTATVSACDW; encoded by the coding sequence ATGCGTTCCGACAAGCTTCTCGTGCTCGCCGGTCTGGCGAGCTATGCTCTCGCTCTCCCCACGAAGGACTTGGACCCCCGTACCTTCGGCCTCGTCGCCGAGATTCTCACTGACCTTGGTGAGGATTTGACCGGTTTCATCGAGGCCCTCCTTGGCGGCGGTGTCAAGAGCTCCGCAAGCCTCCTCACTGGTATCAGCGCTCAGGCAGCTGCTGTCCTTGAAGGTGGTGCTCTGGGTTGCACTGCCGGCAAGATCGATGCCTCCGCTCGTGCGGAGCTGGCCGCGTGGATCCGTGCTCATGCCAGCTTCGATGCCTCCCTCAAGTCGTCTCTGTTGGCCTGGTGTGAGGGCGAGGACTCTGCCACCTTGTCCGTCGATGTCCGTGCTGGTCTCGCTCTATTCATCCCCACCTGCGCCGAGGTCGCTGCCAAGGGCGACATCTACGTGACTGTCGATGGTATCTTCTCTGTTTCCGACCTTGAGGCCGCTGTTGTCCTCAGctcttctttccagtctACTCTGTCTACTTTCATCTCCGGATCCGTTGGTGTTGAATTGGATGCCGACATCAAGGCTGGTCTTTCCCTctgtgctggtggtggtgtcgtcGCCGACCTTGCTTCGGATATCGAGGCCGCCCTGAAGGTCTGGCTTAATGGCTCCGAGTGCTCTCTGAGCGCCTCCCTCAAGGCTGCTGTCCTTGCTTGGTTGGAGGGCAAGGCTGGCGTGTCTGGTGTTGTTACCATTGGCACTGTGCCCACTGCTGGTCTCACCACTGTCTCCGTCGGTGccgccatcaacgccctTGTCGAAACCTCCGGTGCCCTTACTGCTAGCGCCCAGGCCTACCTCTCTGCCTTCCTCAAGTCCTCCCTCGCCACCGACATTGAGGCCGATGTTAAGGTTGTTCTGGAGGCCTGTATCTCGGGCAAGCTTGCCACTTCCGTCAGCGCCGATGCCCGTGCTGCCCTGGCAGTCTGGCTCTCCGGCGATAGCTGCCAGCTGGGCGTCGAGCTGAAGGCCGTTCTCTACTTCTGGCTTTCCTTTGCCCTGAGCGGCGACGTCACCGTTGACTTGTCCACCGACATCATTACCGAACTTGAGACTTTCATTACCGGTACCATCGACACTCTCATCGGTGTCAACATTAGCCGCGTGCTCTCCCTGCTGCTGTCTGGCGAGAGCCTggcctccctctccctggaGTCTCGTGCTGAGCTGTCTGCTGTCATCGGTGGCTGCGCTGGTGTTGATATCAGCTCCTCCATTGAGATCATCGTCATTGAATGGCTTACCGGCTGCAGCATCCCCGGCGGTCCTTCTATCGGctctggctccggctccggatCTTCCTCCAAGCTCATCCCCAGCGCCTCGAGCGTTCCCGCCGTCGCTTCGACCCCCGCTGCCAGCGTTCCTGCTGTTCCCACCGTCTCCGTCCCCACTGGCGGTTCCAGCCCCAGCAAGCCTGCTCAGTCCGGTGCGCCCGGATCTCCCAGCGGTGTCAGTCCTTCCGGTATTCCTTCggttccctcctcccctgctCAGTCTGGTGCTCCTGGTGCTCCCTCTGGCGGTGTCCCTGCTCCCAGCGGTGGCGTCGTTCCCTCGTCTCCTGCCCAGTCTGGTGCTCCTGGTGCCCCTAGCGGCGGTGTTGTCCCCACTACCTCTGTTCCGGAAGGCGCCAGTGCCGGTGCCTCCACTACTCCTTGTGACACTATCACCGGCGAGACTGTTGTTCCCGTTGCTACTATGACCGAGGGCGGTTCTGCTCCTAGTGCTCCCGCCCAGTCTGGTGCCCCTAGCGGTACCCCCatcgtcggtggtggtgctggtggttcTACTGGCGGTTCTACTGGCGGCTCTGGTTCCGGCTCTGGttccggctctggctctggctctggctctggctctggctctggctctggctctggctctggctctggctctggctctggctctggctctggctctggctctggctctggctctggctctggctctggttccggctctggctctggttccggctctggctctggctctggctcctgGTCCGGCTCTGGAGGTGCTGCTCCCTCCGGTAGCGTTCCCTCTGTCCCCTCCGGCTCTGTCCCTGCTGTTCCTACCGCTAGCGTCCCCGAGGGCGCCAGCGCCGGTGCTTCCACCACTCCCTGCGACACTATCACCGGTCAGACTGTCGTTCCCGTTGCTACTATGACTGAGGGCGGCTCTGCCCCCAATGCCCCTGCTCAGTCTGGCGGTGTTGTTCCCTCTGCTCCCGCTCAGTCCGGTGCTCCTGGTGCTCCCTCCGGTGCCCCTGCTCCCAGCGGTGGTGTTGTCCCCTCTGTTCCCGCTCAGTCCGGCGGTGCCCCTGCCCCCAGCGGCGGTGTCGTTCCCTCCGGTGGTGCTAGCGTCCCTGCTGTTCCTACCGCTAGCGTCCCCGAGGGTGCCAGCGCTGGTgcttccaccaccccctgcGACACTCTCACCGGTCAGACTGTTGTTCCCGTTGCTACCATGACCGAGGGTGGCTCTGCCCCCAGCGCCCCTGCTCAGTCTGGCTCTGGCAACGCTCCCAGCGGTGGCTCCCCCGCCCCCAGCGGTGGTGTCGTCCCCTCCGGCGCTGCTAGCGTCCCTGCTGTTCCCACCGCTAGCGTCCCCGAGGGCGCCAGCGCTGGAGCCTCCACCACTCCCTGCGACACCATCACCGGCCAGACTGTCGTCCCTGTCGCTACCGAGACCGTGACTCCTGTCCCCGTTGCCACCTCGGCCACTGAGGGTGGTTCCTCTCCCCAGATCACCACCGCTCCTGTCGCTGgttccggctccggctctggctccggctccgaGACTCAGGTGGTTACTGTCACCGTCACCGCTACTGTTTCGGCTTGCGACTGGTAA